The region GAAAATATGTACGGATTGGCCGGTAGATGAGTGAGCAGGAACAGTCAGATCAAACTAGCTATAGGCTGAATCAGGTTAGATTGATTTTTGCCATGTGCACATACAGATTGATTTTTCCAATATCAAGAGAAGGAGAGACAAGATGGACCTTGACTTGCTCCATGCATGGCGTCATTGGTGCTAGCTGGGTTGCAGCAGCGGAAGAGGAGTGTCCAGAGATGATGCGCGGAGTGAGATGTGGTGTTATGGCAAAGAACAACAATCCTTCCACAACCATTTGACAAATCTTCAATGCAAACAAACGCTCCAGGCCGGTCGCCGGTGGCTAGCTGAAGAAGGCAAAAGCTTAACCATACCTACAAGCGATTTCACCTTGTTGCTCTGCAAGTGCCCGACGAAATGCCACCGGATATCTTCTGGAAGCTGCGGAAGACAGGAGAACAGAGCAGAATCAATCAGCCAACAAACAGATGGGGATCCAGCCACCCAACCCAATCCAGTCCAATCCAATCCGGGGGAGGTGGCCTCACCTGCGGCGCCTTGGTGACGAACTCCTGGACGTAGTTCTCACCGAAGCAGCGGTGGCCGGCGTCGTAGAGCTGCCGCAGCAGGGACACCAGCTTGGTCTTCCCGATCGCCACCACCCgcaccgcctccgccgcccgcctggACTGCTCCGCCGCGCTCCCCGGCCGTGCCAGCACcgcccgcatcgccgccgccgccgccactgccgtcCTCCTCTCCCCTCCGTGGATCCAGATGCCCCGCCGTGGGCATGACCGATCCCGATCTGACGGCGCCCGC is a window of Triticum dicoccoides isolate Atlit2015 ecotype Zavitan chromosome 2B, WEW_v2.0, whole genome shotgun sequence DNA encoding:
- the LOC119363290 gene encoding pyridoxal phosphate homeostasis protein-like isoform X1; amino-acid sequence: MRAVLARPGSAAEQSRRAAEAVRVVAIGKTKLVSLLRQLYDAGHRCFGENYVQEFVTKAPQLPEDIRWHFVGHLQSNKVKSLVGLLFFAITPHLTPRIISGHSSSAAATQLAPMTPCMEQVKELRKVPRRCWTKAWRHCKLKSTYLQMLEAGPVSRGLEVALIGVFMKR
- the LOC119363290 gene encoding pyridoxal phosphate homeostasis protein-like isoform X3, with amino-acid sequence MRAVLARPGSAAEQSRRAAEAVRVVAIGKTKLVSLLRQLYDAGHRCFGENYVQEFVTKAPQLPEDIRWHFVGHLQSNKVKSLVGFLFSSLLCYMEEDFMELRKVPRRCWTKAWRHCKLKSTYLQMLEAGPVSRGLEVALIGVFMKR
- the LOC119363290 gene encoding pyridoxal phosphate homeostasis protein-like isoform X5; the encoded protein is MRAVLARPGSAAEQSRRAAEAVRVVAIGKTKLVSLLRQLYDAGHRCFGENYVQEFVTKAPQLPEDIRWHFVGHLQSNKVFCFRHSFVIWKKTSWNSGRCRGDAGPRRGGTAS
- the LOC119363290 gene encoding pyridoxal phosphate homeostasis protein-like isoform X4; translation: MRAVLARPGSAAEQSRRAAEAVRVVAIGKTKLVSLLRQLYDAGHRCFGENYVQEFVTKAPQLPEDIRWHFVGHLQSNKELRKVPRRCWTKAWRHCKLKSTYLQMLEAGPVSRGLEVALIGVFMKR
- the LOC119363290 gene encoding pyridoxal phosphate homeostasis protein-like isoform X2, which translates into the protein MRAVLARPGSAAEQSRRAAEAVRVVAIGKTKLVSLLRQLYDAGHRCFGENYVQEFVTKAPQLPEDIRWHFVGHLQSNKVKSLVGLLFFAITPHLTPRIISGHSSSAAATQLAPMTPCMEQVKVFCFRHSFVIWKKTSWNSGRCRGDAGPRRGGTAS